CCTTGATGAAATTAGTGTGGTTCAACTGGCTAAACTGCCACTATTACATCGTGATCCATTTGACAGAATGCCTATCTGTCAAGCTTTACAAAATGGTTTGACAATTGCGACAGTGGATACAGCAATCCGTGCCTACTCAGTCAATGTCATGTAGCAGCGCAGCCCAACAATGCGTTGGTGCGGACGGAACAGAGGTTGTTGGTGGGAGTCCGATATTATCTGCCGCCGCACAACTTCACCGTTAGATTGCCCCTAGATTTGGGCACCGACAATTTAGGTGTTGACAGGTCTAAAAAGTTAGTGATAGTTTCTTTCACATCTGAGTAAGTCAGCTTAATTTTCGTTTCCCAATGTGTATTTATTGCGCCAAGTGAGACGAAAAGCGGGGGAACCAAGCTCTTTAAGAGCACAGGGGCGAATTTTCAGTGTGACACCCTGAAAAAGGACATCTCTCAGTCCTAGCCCGTCAGCTAACCTCGTCAGCATTGAGGGAAGACTGTTATCGATCACTACAAGTTAAGGCGTTTCTTGCGTTTCTAACAGGTAGTACCGGTTTCAACAGGATTCTTATTTGGACTCTCAGTTGCGTCAGTCCATTTTGAAACAATCCATTTTGAAACAAGGTACTATCACTCATGATGTTGATGAGTCTATAGCATTTTTCACTCTTGTGAGGCGTAGTAGCAACAGTGAGTGAACCAATTTTTGAGGTTTTCCAAAGATACTTGAGAAAAAGCGTCTTCAATGGCATTAGCGAGATCGGGATAGCTGCGTGCCCCAATCGTCCGCAAAATATTTTTAATCTTTGAGAAGCAATTTTCTATCGGTGAAAAGTCTGGAGAATAGGGAGGTAAATAAATCAACTTAGCACCCACGTCCTCAATCAGCTTTCTGATCGTGTCATGGTTGTGTATCGAGTAGTTATCCATAATCACACAAGCTCCTTTCCAAAGTTTCGGAACCAGGTGGCGAGCAATGAAGGCTTCAAAGGTCAAACCATCGGTTGAACCGACGATACTTACGTTAGTGACAACG
This Neosynechococcus sphagnicola sy1 DNA region includes the following protein-coding sequences:
- a CDS encoding transposase, giving the protein RLHARAPKGKRARGKRPSKRGKRVSTISAISLKTVVTNVSIVGSTDGLTFEAFIARHLVPKLWKGACVIMDNYSIHNHDTIRKLIEDVGAKLIYLPPYSPDFSPIENCFSKIKNILRTIGARSYPDLANAIEDAFSQVSLENLKNWFTHCCYYASQE